A window of Natator depressus isolate rNatDep1 chromosome 3, rNatDep2.hap1, whole genome shotgun sequence genomic DNA:
AGTAAGGTCAGATTTTGAGACACTGCATCAAATGCTTTCCTGAAATCCAAATATGACAACATTCAGCAGTGAAACTAACAAGTCAGGTCAATTttgctttgctgcagctcagacAGTACTTTCTCACAAAAAGCAGAGGCAGGATTTGGAGCTATTCACAAGAAGAGAGGATGCAAATAATGGGGGATGCATGAAGAAAAGAGTAGCAGTCCCTGCAGCCCTGGACAGACAGGAGGTTTACAGgcatgtggggggtggagggagaggacaGAGTAAATGATCTCCCTGCTGAAAGAGAGAAGGACATCCCCCATCTGGCATCTATCAAATTCAGACATTCCCTAGCCATAGGCAATACAAGAGAGGAAGCCCCCACGCACAGTCCCATGACAGTACCCTACTAGGAGCACCAGCACTATCCCCACATCCAGCAGCTGGGCTCCTCACCATGGTGttgccccagcagctccctggagaTCCCCACCCTTTCTCTCTACTACACATTTTTCAAGCTCTGCTCAGTGCATTTCTTTGTATTTCCGTGACAGGTAATTTGGCAGGGGCTGCTGCCCTTTGAACAAGCGCGCAGCACTTCATTGTACagtgctccactgaaatcaacagaccTCTGATGGATTTCCCTGGCAACACCTTAGGGAACCTTAAGAAGGTTCCTTTCAAAACACAAACATACCAAGGGACTTTAGCAGCCTGGGGGCTTTTGTATGAAGCATTCCTCAAAAGGCTTTCGAGCGTTAGCAATAACTAGAGATAAATACCCCATAATAGCAGAGGCACAGATGTTTTATGAGGGGTACTGGATTGTCTTTAAAGCTCCAAGATCCTCAGGTAGAAGGCAAAACAGAAATACAAAATATTCTCACCATCCCTGTAAGGGGGAAGAGAGGTTTTCATCTGAGGTTTAGAACGAGATGAAAGAATGCTGATAAAACAGAGCGGGGAGGCAGTCTGTTTGAATCATCTTGGAAATGACACTTACGCGGACTGAAAATTGGCTTCAGGACCACGAATAAAGGGTAATGACACATGGCAATGTATAAAGCTGGGGCGAGATGTCTGGTGAGGGACTGTAGCACTCTGTTTAGGTCTTGTCTTATTTCATATCTCCATTAACCATCACATTGATGACACCCCAGAATATATTCAACTGGGCGGAGCTGTGAATACAAATGCTGACAAATATGGACAGAAATTAACAAGAGGAAATTCAACTTGGAAAAAATGCAGCTGTGAGAGGCTGCAGAGAGGAAAAACCAATTTTCGGCTACATCTGGCCACAGAGCAGGAGGGATAGCCCCTCTTTAGATAGCTCTAACTGTAGTTGGAATAGTGTGCTCAGCTGTGGGAACCTCATTACCAGAAAGATACTGGCAAGCTGGAAGGAGTTCAGAAAACCATAAGGAGAATGGTTCATTGACTAAGTTAAGATTTAAAGAGAATTATGGATAGCTCAGAAGAGACAACAAAAGGTGTGTGTGGGAAGTGTTAAAAGCATCTCTCAATCTGAGGGGCTGCAAAGCACCTGCAGTAAGGATAGCAAAGATGAAGGCAGGAGGAGCGTCTCAGCAGGAAGTGTTGGTTATGAACTAAGAGCTATCCTAAACGCTTTTGCTTAGTGGCACTTTGGAAATTCAAAGTCATGGATGGCAAGTGGCAAAGGGATGGACCATTCCCAAAGGAAACATTATGACAAAGGATCTCTGTTGTGTGCCATGCTAGAGGGTCTGATCTACCCGCCTGGCACAGAAGACACTCTGAGGGGCGCTCATCATGCTTGCACTGGATGAGGCAGCACATACATACACTTCTGTCTGCAGAGAAAGGGCTCTGGAACATATTTACCCCTGTTTGCTGGGCCGTTGCTTTGTCCTAGGTTTTGTATGGTTCACTGGCTTCTTCCCACTAGTCATCTGCTGATATGCTTTGGTTCCAACACTGCTCCGCAGCTGCAGCAGTTCCTCGAAAGACAGTAAGGATAGTTCtgggaaagagaaaacaaaaagggaCTCTCAATCTCTCAATTGCCAGACACACACTTCTGCATTtacacctgatgtgctggaatcCCCCCGTACAAGGGATACAGGGGCAGCTGAGGTGCCTCCACTCACAAAACACTTCCCTCCCAAGCTCAGGGACAGCCAGCAAGTCAGACTGTTCTTCCTTGGTTTCTCCCTCACAGCCACCCCATGAAGCATTACCATTCCCTCCCAGTGCAGAGACTGTGAAGACCCCCTCCTTAGCGTCTCCCTGCCAGATCATCAGAGGGCCCAGGAGGCCACTCCAAGGTTTTCACCTGGTCATCAAAGCATACAAGAGGCATTCAGACTCTCTTCCAGTGGGCTGCGTATTAACTGCATTGCCAGCCTCTGATGTGTCAACCACCCCATCCTGACCCTGGCTGCAGTGAGACTCCCCAAATCCTAGTTCCCTCCTTGCAGGGTTACACGTAGCTCATTTCTCACACTGCTCTGGAGTCTTTTTACACAGGAAATCATTTACCTTTGCATCCAAAGATTGCTCAGAAGGGTTAGTGAAAAGCTGTCAAGTTCATTTCATctcagagtcatagagtttaaggccagaaaagaccaatacatcacctagtctgacctcctgtctatcaCAGCCCACCACACACCACCCAGTCACCCCAATACCAAGCCCAGAACTGCTCCCTATTGCTCATTTTCTAGGACTTCTTCTACTATAGGTTTAAGTGTCCCAGGTGATGTAGCCTCACAATATTCCAGAGGCTAACACACTGCACTGAGACATGTTCTCCTGATACTCAGCCCTAATGTCCCCTTTCTTTTAGGGATATAACATGAActctggtttatttaaaaaaaaaaaaaaagtcatgatttCAGGTCCTACCCCTACCAGATATCCACTCAGTGTGTTTTTACAAACACATTTTCTATCTTATaacatgtttctctctctccccccagctgctgTATAAGAGACCCACACAAACAAGGGAAACTTCAAAAATGACTAGAGTGCACGTAAATGCACACAGtatgaaaacaaaaccaagaaaaacACAAATCTCTCCCTAGTATCCTTCAGTGGCAGTGATTTTACATGATACTTGCAACCACAGCATGTAAAACTTTCAGACAGATATGTGAATTTCAAGTAGATAGTATGCCTGTTAGCCCATTACCTCTAGTTACACCCCCAAACAGTTCCTCTTCCTCCTGTTTACACCTTTAAAATAGTCAAGACATTTACCCTCCCCTTAGTAGTGCTAGACATATACAGCCCCTTGAATTCTTCATGATATTAAGTGTCTGGAACGAACAATATTCCTGATGTGATCTGGCCAGTGCAATCATCACCCTGCCCATGACACGAAGCCTCTGAACATGCAGCCCAAACAGTACATTCCATGCTCAGACTGTCACATTcgatcagaccattggtccatcaaGTCAGTTATCCTGCCCTTGGCAACCACCTTCTGCTtcagaaagcaaaaaaaacctaacaaagcTGGTCAACTGCATGCAAATTCCTGCCTGACCCCATTAACAGAGGACGCCCTGACACAGAAGATTCAATTACTTTAAGTGTCTTTATTGAAGTTtatcttgattaccactacaaaaggtttttttttcccttcttcttctctcctgctggtaatacctcaccttaattgatcactctcgttatagtgtatatggtaacacccattgtttcatgttctctgtatgtataaatatcttcttactatatgttccattctatgcatccgatgaagtgggctatcgcccacaaaagcttatgctcaaataaatttgttagtctctaaggtgccacaagtcctcctgttctttttattgaaGTAAAATTTCTTTACctagtcaaagttcagggcaactgcacatGTATTTCTCTGTCACAATCCAGCAAGGGCATCCACTCCAGGCTCTCAGCCCCTCAGCAGTCACTTCCCTTCAGCAGAgacccacctcccttccccacctaaCCAGAGGTTTTCCAGGTTGCACAGGAGTTCCCCAGGAAGTCAGACctcctgctttgctttctcctcagaggctataaacagtgtaattTCCCAGTTATAACATACCACGCAGTAGAGCCGTGCAGTGGGACTGGGAGATGCACCAGAACATAATGGGTCTTCTCAGACAGCAAACAAATGCTGCAGACCCTGTCCGATCTACTTGTCCAAACCTGCCAGACTCCCGGCCCTTTGCAGTCCTTAAAGAACTCCATGCTAGCAGTTCCCTGCTTGCTCCCCCCAGCATTCCATGTGGCTTCATGGGCCGCACCATACCCCTGCCACTCCATGCCAGGAGGCTGCAAGAAAAAACACGGATTCTCATGCACTGACCTGTGAGAACCATGGCAGGTGAATCAGTAGCCACAATGAACTACGTTTGTGCACTGAAACGGATAGAAATGTTTGCTACCTTTCCAATTTCACAGTCCCATTCTGTTAATTTATGTTTAAAGTTTATACTGCATTGCCTGGTTTTTTGCACAGGTTTTCCTGCCCTGATTATGCCACTCAatacatttctgttttttaaaataaaatgatctttattagttcacaacacaCATCACTGGATGCACAGTGGTACTTAAAGCACACAGTACTTATAAATGAGCAGTCATTTATAAAATGTATGACAAGCACCTCTTAATTCATAGCTTCAGTACACACAGCATTACAGTTACACATGGACAGCAAGTACTACACAATTCCTAGCAGCACCCAAAGCTTCAGGCCCACAGAACAGTCCAGTCCAGAACGCTAATGTGGCTGATGGTTAAAATgatctttcaaagcctccctcaacCACACACTTCCATACTGAGCTCTCACAACAGCACTTGTGTCCAGCTGTTCAAACTTAGACAGCCGCTCCACCTCAGCCCTCCACCCTGCTGGCAGCTTCTCCGCCTCTGCActacagatattatgcaggacacaacaggcagctataaccatccCATTTTTTCCTCTCGCTGAAGTCCAATCTAGTGAATAAACAAATGCCCGTGTCCTTTCAATCTACCGAAAGCACATttatcattctgcacctgctcagcaagtagctgaatctttctttggtgctgttgaggtggccaGTGTACGGCTTCTGAGCCAGGGAGTAAGTGGTAGGCTGGGAACCCCAAAATCACTACTGGTATTTCCATATTGTCAATAGTAGTCTGATGGTTGGGAAAGAATCCCGCTGCTTGTAACTTTCTGAACAATCCCGTGTTCTTAAAGATGTCAGGggcatgcaccttccctgaccagcccataTGGATATCGGTGAAGCGTCTCTAGTGATCCACCAACATTTGCATAACCACAGGAAAGCAggcctttctgttgatgtactctatGGTAAGGAGGGCTGGAGCCAAAATAGGAACGAGCATGCCGTCTTTCATCTtactgcagtttgggaaccccctTTCTACAAAGCCATCTACTACATCCTGTCCATTGTCCAGAGTCACTGTCCTGCATAGCAAGAGATGATTCATGGCCCTACATACTTGCAAGACTCTGGCCCGCACTGTGGGTTTcaaactccaaaatgatttcctgcTGACCAGTAAGCAacctggcattgcaagcttccagaatgTGATCACCACTTGCTTCGCAGCTGTCAGTATAGCTTTCATTCTGATGTTACTGCACTGGATGGTTGGGGCAACCACGGCAACCAGATGCAGGAATGTGGTCTTTTGCATCCAAAGGTTTtgtagccactgctcgtcatcccaatcCTGCATTACGATGCAATCTCACCAGTTAGTGCTTGTTCCTTGTGCCCAAAAGCAgcgctccaccatctgcagctgttctgtgacaATCACCACCTTGAACTGTTTTTCGCTATGTCCCTTAGCAATTTGTCCTCAAAAGAATGGCCTCATTATCCAAGAGCAATACCCAAGTTAGACGCCAGCTACAACACACAGATCCAGTTGCTGGGAAAGGTGAAGGTTCTGGGACTCCTAGCAGGGTataactgggtttttttaaaaagaattagacaCATTcctggagggtaggtccatcagtggctattagccaagatggtcagggatacaatcCCATGCTCCAGgtatccctaaatctctgacttctaaaagctgggactggatgacactATATGGATCACTCAATAtattttccctgttctgttcactcccactgaccactgtcagaagacaggatactgggctagatggtcactggtctcacccagtatggccattcgcCTTAGGAGTGACCATAACTCTATATAAGTTCATAAACTCCCATTGTGTTCTGTGCACTCAAGCACCACAAAGCCTTTTTAAGCTGTTACTTCTCATATCTAACCATCATTACAGTTCTATCACACCAGTTCTTTTATCATCTCACTGCCTTACAAATTCTAGGACACCTGACAATCTGCCTCTCCCCTACCCACTCCCAGCCAAGAAGGTGTTTTCAGTATTTGTTGTATTTCAGTGGATCTGGTTTTGGGAGGTTAGGTGGAAGAAGTGGATTTTACATTTCAGTTGGAAGGTGAGAGATGAAGAGGTCATTCTGATTTTGGCTACTTGCTGTTCACTAACGCCCCTAAATATCTTGACATCACTGCTTTCCAGGTTTCTACCTTGCACTGAACATCTGTGTGTTCacattccttttcttttggccaCCTTTCTAATCTCTCTAGAGCCCTCTCTATTATTTATCTTCATTACGTTCATACCACGTCCTAGTTCAATATCATCTGAATTTCATTTATGTGCTCTCCATTCCCTCCTTCAGATCCATTAATAAATATGTTTAATAAAACCTAATACCTGTCCCTGCAGAACTCATTAAACATCTCCCTAACTCAGTATGTTACTATGTACAATTAAGCTTGGTTTGTGGTGAATCAGCTAGCTTTTAATCCATGCAATAGCGTCGGACCTTATCCGATGTCATTTTGGGGGGTTTGATTTCACGAGGATGCAAATCCTATAACTGTGCATTCAGGCAGACACTCAGATGCATGGCAGTAACTCAGATGCAAATTTAAGCAGCTGCTTTAGAAAATTTGGTTCTGAATACAAATATCAGATATCACATCTGTATCATTCCTATTGCCCACTAatatagtaaataaaaaaaagtttgtcaggcattattttttctttataaatcctCCATGCTGCTTCTTGCTCACAGCTCTATGATACCCGGAATCAGGGGTGTCAAGCATTGTGTGAGAAAGGCTAATTCCATTTTTAATTGTTGGCAGGGGTATGCATTTAAGACTAAATACTACCCTCAATTCACAGTGAGAATTctgctgatgtcaatgggaacttcatagaatcctagggctagaagggaccacaatgGTCATCTAGTGACTTCCTGCCAAGATGCAGAACTTGGCGCAGACATGAAGAGTAGAATTTGGCTTTTGTCATAAGTAAACTTAGTTATCTATATTTGTTGCCTGTTTGGTTCTTGTTGCATTCAGCATCACTCAGAAGAAAATATGTTCATCTTTAGTACCAACactcccaccctccccaccttccTTCCTAATTCCTCTTTATGTTCCTTCTGCTTTCTACATCTTCTTCCCTGCAGCACAATTCTTCACAATTCCACAACCCCACTGGCTTTGCTCCCCTCCTATTCTCTTCACTGCATCTACTAAAATGATCAGTAACAGAACAGTTAATGCTGACATTTcctaggttcatagattccaaggccagaagggaccatcaggatcATACAGTCTGATCTCCAGTATAACGCAAGCCATAGAActaccccaaaataattcctagagcagacctTATAGAGGCCTATCGTCAAGCTTTAGTGTTAACACGCCAATTAAATAAATGGGCAACAGAGACGTTCACAAATCACAAAGCTACTGTTTCAGGCTCAGGAAGGCAAAACTGCATCTGCTTATCCCTGgattcacatttggaaggttattATCAAAACTGAGCAGCCTCCaagctctcttttgtttttttaattaaaacttattCTTCACAATCTAAATATACCATGCAGCCCCAAGTACATCATGGGGGCTCTCTGTTTGACACCACTGACCCACGTTTTACAGGTTATTTTCCTTTACTATTTGTCCCATTATTTCACTCAAGACTTAAATTAGATATATGGGTGGCATTTGCCAGGAGCCTTTTTGAAGGCTGAGATCATATTTGCGTACACCACCCCAATCCTTTGAAACCATCCTAGTTTTCACAGTTCATTAGCTAATCCACACTGGAAGACTTCACAGACATCAACTATGGTTCTCAGGCACTTGGTGGCAGAACGTCAGCTACTGTCCCATGTCCTTGACAAACTGACTGCACATGGAAATTAAATAAACGCAGAAATCTTTGGGTGTTTCATTCTACAGATTTATATGAGCTCTACCTAAAGAGCTCAGATAAAATCATAAGCCATCCCCCCATCCCAAATTCAACTCATGAGGTtggtgtgggtggggaggaaagaCAAATAGTGAATTAGGAGCTCACACACTGCACATGACTATCAAACTGCTTATTATTTCAGCTCCAATCCATCCTCAGGTCAATGTGGCAAGATTCTCTACAAAAGACTCTCCAAGGTTTTGTCCAGTTTTAAGTGACTCAGATAATAAGGTTTCCAATGTTTCCCTTAGGCTACATCCTTAAAGATTCTACACCATTAGGACATATATCCTGGTATCCAGCCTAACGGTTTATCCATTCTACAGATCTTTACCAAGTTTATAATCAGGTTGTAACAGTTTACTCCACAGTTTGACCATGCTGGGGAGCTGGGTTGTAACAGGCCTGTCAGGCTATAACTGGGTTGTAACAAGAAGTGTCTACTGTAGACAGGCTGGTCTGACCAGCTCTGTGCAACTGGATTAGCCAGTCATCCTATTTCCCAGGTCTCTGTTCCCAAGGACATTTCAATATACCATACAGCAACTGAAAACACATCCACATCCTCTACCCAGGCACCAGTTGGTGAGGCAGCATGAAACGCATGTACCTTGCAAGGTGCAAAGCGTCAACAGGCTAACATGAAATTATGCCAACAAAAATATAGCTGTGTGAATGCCCTGAACCATGGTAGCTGTACTTGTGAGATAGGAGCATGTCAAAGAGAAAAGCAGGAGTCAGCATGGAAAGAAGATCTCAGAACCGCTGATGGGTCACACTGAAACACAGTTTATTAAACACTTCCCATTATCAGTGTTTACCTCTCTTTGTATCACTCTCTGGGGTAGTTTTGCATTTTGAGCTGTCTTTTCCCCCAGCACGTGGCTCTTCATCACTGCTGCCAGAGGTTCTGCTACCTgtcttatcatcatcatcatcctctgaGAAGTCCTCTAGATCACTGTAATCGCTATTGCCATCGCTGTCCTCAGAGTCCTCACTGACAGCTCCCTGGTCAGTGGCACTCTCTCCTTGCAGGAGCCGAGGCTTTTTAGTGTCATGATTGCACTCTCCAGAAATGCCCGCTATGCTACTTGAACTCTCCAGTGGTTGCTTCTGAGCAGTGACAAGCTTACCATCAAGGATGGTGTCTTGAGCGCTTTCTTCCACAGTCTCTATGGCTGGTGCTTTCCTTTTGCCTTGCATCCCCCGAGACACTCCTTTTCCAAAGGAGGAAACATTCTTTCTGAGGCCGTTCCCAGGCCTGTCCTGGCGTGGCCACATCATGAGGCTTTCACTGCTTCCACACAGCCTCCAACTGCAATAAACAATCAGTTTTACAAAAAAACATAAGAGCAGcaatactgggtaagaccaaagatcgatctagcccagcatcctgtcttccgacagcagccaatgccatgtgccccagaaggaatgaacagaacagggaatcctcaagtgatcAATCCCCCGTTGCCCTATCCCTGCGTCtcgcaaatagaggctagggacaccatccctacccatcctggctaatagccattgatggagacctatcctccatgaacttatcagttcttttttgaaccctgttatagtcttggccttcacaacatcctctggcaaagagttccacaggttgactgtgcattgtgtgaagaaatacttccttttgtttgttttaaatctgctgctaattaatttcatttggtgacccctagttcttgtgttatgaggagtaaataacacatcctcatttactttctccacacaagtcatgattttatagacttcaatcatatccccccttagtcgtctcttttctaagctgaaaagtcacagttttattaatctctcctcagatggaaaccattctatacccttaatcatttttgttgcccttttctgaacctcttccaattccaatagatcttttttgagatggggcgaccacttctgcacgcagtattcaagatgtgggcgtaccatggatttatatagaggcaatacgatattttctgtcttattatctattcctttcttaatgatgcacaacatgctgtttgcttttttgacagctgctgcacactgaatggatgttttcagagaactatccacagtgactccaagatctctttcttgagaggtaactGCTAACTTAGATAATATATatttgagattatgttttccaatgcgcattactttgcatttatcaacactgaatttcatctgccattttgttgccctgtcacccagttttgtgagatcctgttgtagctcttcacagtctgcttggggcttaattatcttgagtagttttgtatgatctgcaaattttgccacctcactgtttacccctttttccagatcatttatgaatatgttgaataggactggtcccagtacagacccctgggggacaccactatttacctctctccattctgaaaactgaccgtttattcctaccctttgtttcctatcttttaagcagttactgatccatgagaggaccttccctcttatcctatgacagcttactttgcttcagagcctttggtgagggacttcgtcaaaggctttctgaaaatctaag
This region includes:
- the RRP36 gene encoding ribosomal RNA processing protein 36 homolog, encoding MMWPRQDRPGNGLRKNVSSFGKGVSRGMQGKRKAPAIETVEESAQDTILDGKLVTAQKQPLESSSSIAGISGECNHDTKKPRLLQGESATDQGAVSEDSEDSDGNSDYSDLEDFSEDDDDDKTGSRTSGSSDEEPRAGGKDSSKCKTTPESDTKRELSLLSFEELLQLRSSVGTKAYQQMTSGKKPVNHTKPRTKQRPSKQGPLEISAKKPVPFLRQVVSVKKMVQRDPRFDDLSGEYNPEIFEKTYSFLNGLKKREKEIVQKQLKKSQNVEQREKLQQLLKRMTQQEEAQKERQRKREKELVLKRAQREQAQLGRKPFYLKKSEKWKLELAEKYKALKGSGKLESFLSKKRKRNAIKDKRRLPFQKDM